A region from the Desulfobaccales bacterium genome encodes:
- the scpB gene encoding methylmalonyl-CoA decarboxylase: MNQANEKPESNELINTEIKENIGTVVINDPHKANCLSSVVLSGLLRAFDAFEQQNVRVVIIRAYPGAKIWSAGHDLREIHPDGSDPLPYDEPFEQVLHRVIAFPSPVIGMIEGSVWGGACDLAMTCDILVGTPTASFAITPAKIGIAYNTAGLNHFIGVMPAHIVKEMLFTGNPISAQDAYRLGLLNRLVEADKLEATALEISRTIAARAPLVVRLLKKEMRKLTAGKGLTSDEFEELQSLRRQTYRSKDFKEGVQAFFERRPPAFTGE; the protein is encoded by the coding sequence ATGAACCAGGCTAACGAAAAGCCCGAGTCTAATGAGCTGATCAATACGGAAATCAAGGAAAATATCGGCACAGTAGTCATCAATGATCCCCACAAGGCGAACTGCCTGAGCTCAGTCGTTTTGAGCGGTTTGCTGCGGGCCTTCGACGCCTTTGAACAACAAAATGTGCGGGTGGTGATCATCCGGGCCTATCCCGGCGCGAAAATTTGGTCCGCGGGCCATGATCTTCGGGAGATCCACCCTGACGGCTCTGATCCCCTGCCCTATGATGAACCTTTCGAGCAAGTGCTGCACCGTGTGATAGCCTTCCCGTCACCCGTGATCGGCATGATTGAGGGGAGCGTGTGGGGTGGCGCCTGCGACCTGGCCATGACCTGTGACATCCTGGTGGGCACCCCCACGGCCAGCTTTGCCATTACCCCGGCCAAGATCGGCATAGCCTACAACACCGCCGGATTGAATCATTTTATCGGGGTAATGCCCGCTCATATTGTTAAAGAAATGCTGTTTACCGGCAATCCCATCTCCGCCCAGGATGCCTATCGGTTGGGGTTACTGAATCGACTGGTGGAGGCGGATAAACTCGAAGCAACCGCCCTGGAAATTTCCCGGACTATTGCGGCGCGCGCCCCCTTAGTCGTGCGCTTACTGAAAAAGGAAATGCGCAAACTGACTGCGGGTAAGGGACTCACGTCGGATGAATTCGAAGAATTACAGAGCCTGCGGCGTCAAACCTACCGCAGCAAGGATTTTAAAGAGGGCGTGCAGGCCTTTTTCGAGAGGCGGCCGCCTGCCTTCACCGGAGAATGA
- a CDS encoding DUF2092 domain-containing protein, which translates to MKKFHQNHPAIRGRFAGISLPLLLVTALLGLLLLNSPGSSQDTKAPAPQVAKPAAATVQPEKILQEACDLLKSAKQFSFKAEITDDRVYTGGKKLQFAFDLQAYVQRPDKLRINAAGDMENKEFFLDGKTLTLYDKPHNVYATMEAPATIDAAMDKASKEYGLRVALADLTSENAYTLATKGTKHTLYVGEGLVRGVKCHHLAFDRDKIQWQIWIDAGEKPLIRKLLITQKKLPAEPQWTAYFADWNFSPQLTDNLFVFTPPEGAKQIKFMALKEIVAQQKKKAPAPKKTKKSKGDQS; encoded by the coding sequence ATGAAAAAATTTCACCAAAATCATCCTGCCATAAGGGGCAGATTTGCGGGCATCAGCCTGCCGCTTCTCCTGGTGACCGCCCTGTTGGGTCTCCTGCTCCTGAATTCCCCGGGGAGTTCCCAAGACACCAAGGCCCCGGCGCCCCAGGTGGCCAAACCGGCAGCCGCGACTGTGCAGCCGGAAAAGATCCTCCAGGAAGCGTGCGATCTTCTCAAATCTGCCAAACAGTTTTCCTTTAAGGCCGAGATCACCGACGATCGGGTCTACACCGGTGGCAAGAAGTTGCAGTTTGCTTTTGACCTGCAGGCTTATGTGCAGCGTCCGGACAAGCTGCGGATCAACGCCGCCGGCGATATGGAAAACAAGGAATTTTTCCTCGACGGCAAGACCCTCACCCTCTATGACAAGCCCCATAACGTCTACGCTACCATGGAGGCGCCGGCCACCATCGACGCGGCCATGGACAAGGCCTCCAAGGAATACGGGCTCCGGGTAGCCCTGGCCGACCTGACCAGCGAGAACGCCTACACCTTGGCGACCAAAGGCACTAAACACACCCTTTACGTGGGCGAGGGTTTGGTGCGTGGGGTCAAATGCCATCATCTGGCCTTCGACCGGGACAAAATTCAATGGCAGATCTGGATCGATGCCGGCGAGAAACCCTTGATCCGCAAGCTCCTCATCACTCAGAAAAAGTTGCCGGCTGAACCCCAATGGACCGCGTATTTCGCGGATTGGAATTTCTCGCCGCAGCTCACAGATAACCTGTTTGTCTTTACACCGCCTGAGGGAGCCAAGCAGATAAAGTTTATGGCTTTGAAGGAAATCGTCGCGCAGCAAAAGAAAAAGGCCCCGGCGCCCAAAAAGACGAAAAAGTCAAAAGGAGATCAGTCATGA
- the asnB gene encoding asparagine synthase (glutamine-hydrolyzing), with amino-acid sequence MCGIAGFINAPAAPEQQRQWIDSMAATLAHRGPDSHGIWVEGQVALGHRRLSIIDLQGGQQPMLDWDERAVIVFNGEIYNFQEIRTRLERRGYRFRTNSDTEVLLNAYLEDGPECLNSLEGMFAFAIWDKEKQALFAARDRMGKKPFYYTHQNGVFAFASELTAFSRLPLLTLNVERESIARFLAYEYVPTPASIYQQVFKLRPGYYLTFASGQVATRRYWDIPLPETRTRLSEEDCSRQLRSLMSRAVARRLISDVPLGVLLSGGIDSSAVVGLMAELVPAKEIKTFTIGFHEKSYDESPYARQVAQALGTDHYEEILSATQAAKLLPDIITRLDEPLADPSVLPTYLLSQVTRRRVTVALGGDGGDELFGGYEHFPGFLLSENYLKIPAWLRRHVLEPLGSLLPISSGYISPRHVVERFIAGTRVAPWLRTQIWLGALTADMQQALWRAPMPELLQVDNLYAETKALYDGYPAREPFSRVFYLFARQFLLDYILVKVDRCSMMHALEIRAPFLDTDVVEFVSRLPYWMKVRYGKRKYLLKRALKDLFPKDIINRKKRGFLIPTSLWLKEILRPLVEEFLGERHLRQQGLFKPEFVRQLLKEHNTGVADHRRQLWTLLVLQLWLHHHGATIA; translated from the coding sequence ATGTGCGGTATTGCGGGATTCATTAACGCCCCGGCTGCGCCGGAGCAACAACGGCAATGGATTGACTCCATGGCCGCGACCCTGGCCCACCGCGGCCCGGATAGCCATGGCATTTGGGTGGAAGGGCAGGTGGCCCTGGGACATCGGCGCCTGAGCATTATCGACCTGCAAGGCGGCCAGCAGCCCATGCTGGATTGGGACGAGCGCGCCGTCATCGTGTTCAACGGTGAGATCTATAATTTCCAGGAGATTCGGACCCGCCTGGAACGCCGGGGCTATCGCTTCCGAACGAACTCCGACACCGAAGTCTTGCTCAATGCCTACCTGGAGGATGGGCCGGAGTGCCTTAACTCTTTAGAAGGGATGTTCGCCTTTGCCATCTGGGACAAAGAGAAACAGGCCCTCTTTGCGGCCCGGGACCGCATGGGCAAGAAGCCCTTTTACTATACACACCAAAACGGCGTTTTTGCCTTTGCCTCGGAGTTGACGGCTTTTTCCCGCCTGCCCCTGCTGACGCTCAACGTGGAGCGGGAAAGCATCGCCCGTTTCCTGGCCTATGAATATGTGCCCACGCCTGCAAGCATCTACCAACAGGTCTTTAAGCTGCGCCCGGGATATTACCTGACTTTTGCCTCCGGACAAGTGGCCACCAGGCGTTACTGGGACATCCCCTTGCCCGAGACCCGGACGCGCCTATCGGAAGAAGATTGCAGCCGCCAACTGCGGAGCCTCATGAGCCGTGCGGTGGCGCGTCGCCTCATCAGCGACGTTCCCCTGGGAGTCTTGCTGAGCGGCGGTATCGATTCCTCGGCTGTGGTGGGGCTCATGGCTGAACTGGTGCCGGCTAAAGAGATCAAGACCTTCACCATCGGCTTCCATGAAAAGAGTTATGACGAGTCTCCTTATGCCCGCCAGGTGGCCCAAGCCTTGGGGACCGACCATTACGAAGAAATCCTGAGCGCCACCCAAGCCGCCAAGCTTCTGCCGGATATCATCACTCGGTTGGACGAGCCCCTGGCCGACCCGTCCGTGCTGCCCACGTATCTTTTGTCCCAGGTGACCCGGCGCCGGGTGACCGTGGCCCTGGGCGGCGACGGTGGCGACGAGCTCTTTGGGGGGTATGAGCACTTCCCAGGTTTTCTCCTTTCGGAGAACTACTTAAAAATTCCGGCCTGGCTCAGACGACATGTCCTTGAGCCCCTGGGAAGCCTTCTGCCCATCTCTTCCGGTTACATCAGCCCCAGACACGTGGTGGAACGCTTCATCGCGGGAACCCGGGTAGCCCCCTGGCTGCGGACCCAGATCTGGCTGGGGGCCTTGACTGCGGACATGCAACAGGCACTCTGGCGGGCGCCCATGCCTGAACTGTTGCAGGTGGATAACCTGTATGCCGAAACCAAGGCCCTATACGACGGCTATCCTGCCCGCGAGCCGTTCAGCCGGGTCTTCTATCTGTTCGCCCGCCAGTTTCTCCTGGATTACATCCTGGTCAAGGTGGACCGCTGTTCCATGATGCATGCCCTGGAGATCAGGGCGCCCTTCCTGGATACCGATGTGGTGGAATTCGTATCCCGCTTGCCCTACTGGATGAAAGTGAGATACGGTAAGCGCAAATATCTGTTAAAACGGGCACTTAAAGATCTGTTCCCCAAAGACATCATTAACCGGAAGAAAAGAGGTTTTCTGATTCCCACGTCCCTATGGCTCAAGGAGATACTTCGCCCCCTGGTGGAGGAATTTCTGGGGGAGCGCCACCTGAGACAACAGGGACTGTTCAAGCCCGAATTTGTCCGGCAGCTTCTTAAGGAGCATAACACCGGGGTCGCAGATCACCGGCGCCAGCTCTGGACCCTTTTGGTGCTGCAATTATGGTTGCATCATCATGGCGCCACCATCGCCTGA
- a CDS encoding glycosyltransferase family 4 protein encodes MPGPRVAYILLWFPEPSQTFVLNEVNTLAKLGLDLKVYTLYGPRPSDRVSGMASAAAPVRRLGLAASGVLLKELAGLRQRWGAGATRFVAGVIARRWRSLETAGEALWAVLAGVYLARLFVSDGITHIHAPWADGPATAAWVASRLTGIPFSFSARAGDIYPADGALTEKIQAAAFVRINNRANLSYLAGMAGGEANKIHLIYNGVAIKDYTLAPASMAPPIKIVALGRFVRTKGFDVLLRAAQILTSKGLDFHLTLAGWGPRGLAWKSLAFRLGLKSRVSFPGFIPYNQVSRLLAGADVFVMPCVVHSSSDRDGIPNVIMEALLHRLPVVASDVAGISEVIQDKETGLLVPQQDPVALAQAISSMVEDRQAALAMAQRGRDLVLRQFDSEGNHRKLFKLFADPEVNRLGRLAAMDL; translated from the coding sequence ATGCCGGGCCCCCGGGTCGCTTACATCCTGCTCTGGTTTCCAGAACCCAGCCAGACCTTCGTCCTGAATGAAGTCAACACCTTAGCCAAATTGGGCCTTGACCTCAAGGTCTATACGCTTTACGGCCCCCGTCCGTCAGACCGGGTTTCGGGTATGGCGTCCGCGGCCGCGCCCGTGCGGCGACTGGGGCTCGCCGCTTCAGGGGTGTTGCTCAAAGAACTGGCTGGGCTGCGACAGCGTTGGGGAGCCGGCGCCACACGGTTCGTTGCCGGCGTGATCGCCAGGCGGTGGCGCTCCCTGGAGACTGCCGGGGAGGCCCTCTGGGCTGTCCTGGCGGGGGTGTACCTGGCCCGCCTATTCGTCTCCGATGGCATTACCCATATCCACGCGCCTTGGGCGGATGGGCCGGCCACCGCTGCCTGGGTGGCTTCCCGGCTCACGGGCATCCCCTTCAGCTTCAGTGCCCGGGCCGGCGACATTTATCCCGCCGATGGGGCACTGACGGAGAAGATTCAGGCGGCTGCCTTTGTCAGGATCAACAACCGGGCCAATTTGAGCTACCTGGCCGGCATGGCCGGTGGCGAAGCCAACAAGATTCACCTGATCTATAACGGGGTCGCCATCAAAGACTACACCCTGGCGCCCGCGTCCATGGCGCCTCCTATCAAGATCGTGGCCCTGGGGCGTTTCGTCAGGACCAAGGGCTTCGACGTGTTGCTGCGCGCCGCCCAGATCCTTACGTCAAAAGGCCTGGATTTTCACCTGACCCTGGCGGGCTGGGGTCCCCGTGGGCTGGCATGGAAGTCGTTGGCCTTCAGGTTGGGCCTTAAGTCCAGGGTCTCGTTCCCCGGATTTATTCCCTACAACCAGGTATCCCGCCTGTTGGCCGGGGCCGACGTCTTCGTGATGCCCTGCGTGGTGCATTCGTCCAGCGACCGGGATGGCATCCCCAACGTGATCATGGAAGCGTTGCTGCATCGTCTGCCCGTGGTGGCCTCGGATGTGGCCGGCATCAGCGAAGTGATTCAGGACAAAGAAACCGGGTTGCTGGTGCCTCAGCAGGACCCTGTCGCGTTGGCCCAGGCCATCAGCAGCATGGTCGAAGACCGGCAGGCCGCGCTGGCCATGGCTCAACGGGGACGGGACCTGGTGCTCAGGCAATTCGATTCAGAGGGGAACCACCGCAAACTTTTCAAGCTGTTCGCAGACCCTGAGGTGAATCGGCTTGGCAGACTTGCAGCAATGGATTTGTAA
- a CDS encoding DUF4118 domain-containing protein gives MQPDRAIEVSSLPEGKPRPASRERLLVCLDPSPFSIPLIHATKRLAEAQGAKWFALYVETPFHTRLSPEAQEQVGQALYLASKLGGQAMKVSGFRIGDEILAFARDNQVSKIFVGKPYERRWRRFLGLSLVDHLIWHCGPIDIFVISGEGEEAAPPATKSSKPLRLWREYLLAAGGVGLCTGLGFILFPYLALTNLAMIFLLTVVIISSFLARGPAIFSSFFSVAAFAFFFVPEYFSFAVANTEYAITLVVMLLVSLLVSGLTARVRHQARVSRQQERQTAALYEMSQNLGAINSLKELLEVAAEQIARLYDCRVSLLMPGSTDELEIRAGHPYADEYGKEGMVAKWVFRHGHLAGAGTDTLHAVKGIYLPLIASQNIIGVLRLETDQPDRIVGADSLRLLEALSSQVGLAIERENLSRQAQAANLQIEAEQMRNALLSSVSHDLRTPLTVIAGSASSLVEGEKHLDSETKQELAQGIYEEARRLDRLVHNLLEMSRLQSGQAMLTKEWHVLEEVIGCALAQLDPQLHDHPLSINLPIDLPLVQIDALLMERVIINLVENALKYTPPGTPLEISALMQEKEILVVVADRGPGLPVGQEERIFEKFYQVFPGSARGAGLGLTICRSIIEGHGGRIWAANRTDGGAAFSFTIPLAEGTLLFDKNLPEMQKDHQDESDHPAD, from the coding sequence ATGCAACCTGATCGGGCTATAGAGGTATCGTCGCTGCCAGAGGGGAAGCCGCGACCTGCCAGCCGGGAACGTTTGCTCGTCTGCCTCGACCCCAGCCCCTTCTCCATCCCTTTGATTCACGCCACGAAACGTCTAGCCGAAGCCCAAGGGGCCAAATGGTTTGCCCTGTATGTAGAGACCCCCTTCCACACTCGTCTTTCCCCGGAAGCACAGGAACAAGTGGGGCAGGCCTTGTATCTGGCTTCTAAGCTGGGCGGCCAGGCCATGAAGGTTTCCGGTTTCCGTATCGGTGATGAGATCCTGGCATTTGCCAGGGACAACCAGGTCAGTAAGATTTTTGTGGGGAAACCCTATGAGCGCCGCTGGCGCCGCTTTCTGGGGTTATCCTTAGTGGACCACCTGATCTGGCATTGCGGCCCCATCGATATCTTTGTAATCTCCGGCGAAGGCGAAGAAGCTGCTCCACCTGCTACTAAAAGTTCGAAGCCACTGCGTCTCTGGCGGGAATACTTGCTGGCCGCCGGCGGGGTGGGACTGTGCACCGGCCTGGGCTTCATTTTGTTTCCTTATCTCGCCCTCACCAACCTGGCGATGATCTTTCTGCTTACCGTAGTGATCATTTCCTCCTTCCTCGCCCGGGGTCCTGCAATCTTCTCCTCATTTTTCAGTGTGGCCGCTTTTGCCTTTTTCTTTGTGCCTGAGTACTTCTCATTTGCCGTGGCTAACACTGAGTATGCCATTACCCTGGTGGTCATGCTCCTGGTAAGCTTACTTGTGAGCGGCTTGACGGCCCGGGTGCGCCACCAGGCCAGGGTTTCCCGACAGCAGGAACGTCAGACCGCGGCTCTTTATGAAATGAGCCAGAACCTCGGGGCCATAAACAGCCTGAAAGAACTATTGGAGGTGGCGGCGGAGCAAATCGCCCGGTTATATGACTGCAGGGTGAGCCTCTTGATGCCGGGAAGCACGGACGAGCTCGAGATCCGGGCAGGACATCCCTACGCCGATGAGTACGGCAAAGAAGGGATGGTGGCCAAATGGGTCTTCCGGCATGGGCACCTGGCAGGGGCTGGCACGGATACGCTCCATGCCGTCAAAGGCATCTATCTGCCGCTCATCGCCTCACAAAACATCATCGGCGTCCTGAGGCTGGAAACAGATCAACCCGACCGGATAGTAGGAGCAGACTCCTTACGCCTTTTGGAGGCCCTGAGCAGCCAGGTGGGCCTGGCCATCGAAAGAGAAAATCTTTCCCGGCAAGCCCAGGCCGCCAACTTGCAAATCGAGGCCGAACAGATGCGTAACGCCTTGCTTAGTTCGGTTTCTCACGATCTGCGGACGCCTCTGACCGTGATTGCCGGTTCGGCCAGCAGCCTCGTGGAAGGGGAAAAGCACCTGGACTCTGAGACCAAGCAGGAACTGGCCCAAGGTATCTATGAAGAAGCCAGGCGACTTGACCGCCTGGTGCACAATCTCCTGGAAATGAGCCGTCTGCAGTCCGGTCAGGCCATGCTGACGAAGGAGTGGCATGTCCTGGAGGAAGTGATCGGCTGCGCCCTGGCCCAATTGGACCCGCAATTGCATGATCATCCATTAAGCATTAACCTGCCCATCGATCTGCCTTTGGTCCAAATTGATGCCTTGCTCATGGAACGTGTGATTATTAATCTCGTGGAAAATGCTCTGAAATATACGCCCCCGGGGACGCCCCTGGAAATCTCGGCTCTCATGCAGGAAAAAGAAATTTTGGTGGTCGTAGCGGATCGAGGCCCCGGCCTACCGGTGGGGCAGGAGGAACGCATCTTTGAAAAATTCTACCAGGTGTTTCCGGGCAGCGCCCGGGGAGCGGGACTGGGCCTGACGATATGCCGCAGTATTATCGAGGGCCATGGTGGCCGCATCTGGGCCGCAAACCGTACGGATGGCGGTGCGGCTTTCAGCTTCACCATCCCGCTGGCCGAAGGAACACTCCTTTTTGATAAGAATCTGCCGGAGATGCAGAAAGACCATCAAGATGAGTCCGACCATCCTGCTGATTGA
- a CDS encoding sirohydrochlorin cobaltochelatase translates to MARQKRFGWFFVLLMVAIISTPWNLHAASTKDPAIVLVAFGTSTAAFETYNHFETEVKKRFPDHEIRWAFTSQKIRHKLAQEKGQKLNDLPTTLRSLKAAGYSKAAIQSLHIVPGEEWEKKVVEECRKIPDLKVALGKPLLSSKQDQEQVLQALAQTFPKDLTHNAVVLVAHGSPSPEGTAAYLAFERLLRANYPNQNVFLGTVEGKPTKEETLEAVKKTSAVTVVLRPFMFVAGEHAANDILGDEPESWKSELLKQRAYRIEGITQGLGYQDGVVAIYLAHLSQAMKSL, encoded by the coding sequence ATGGCAAGGCAGAAGAGGTTCGGGTGGTTCTTTGTTCTGCTTATGGTAGCCATAATAAGTACCCCATGGAACCTGCATGCGGCATCGACTAAAGACCCCGCCATCGTTTTAGTGGCCTTTGGCACCAGCACCGCAGCCTTCGAAACGTATAATCATTTTGAGACGGAAGTGAAAAAGCGTTTTCCGGATCACGAAATTCGGTGGGCTTTCACTTCACAGAAAATCCGGCACAAACTGGCCCAAGAAAAGGGCCAGAAGCTCAATGACCTACCCACCACGTTAAGAAGTTTAAAAGCTGCGGGATACTCCAAGGCGGCGATCCAGTCTCTCCATATCGTCCCGGGAGAAGAGTGGGAAAAGAAAGTCGTGGAGGAATGCCGAAAAATCCCTGATCTAAAAGTTGCCTTGGGAAAACCTCTCCTTAGCAGCAAGCAAGATCAGGAGCAGGTCCTCCAAGCTTTGGCCCAGACTTTTCCAAAGGACTTAACGCATAACGCCGTGGTCCTGGTAGCCCACGGCAGCCCCTCTCCCGAAGGGACCGCGGCTTATCTGGCCTTTGAACGGCTGTTGCGTGCCAATTATCCCAATCAGAATGTTTTTCTGGGAACCGTGGAGGGGAAACCCACCAAGGAAGAGACCCTGGAGGCCGTCAAGAAGACATCTGCTGTCACCGTGGTCCTGAGGCCCTTCATGTTTGTGGCCGGTGAGCACGCGGCCAACGATATATTGGGAGATGAACCGGAGAGCTGGAAATCCGAGCTTCTGAAACAAAGAGCCTATCGCATTGAAGGGATTACCCAGGGGCTGGGGTATCAGGATGGGGTAGTGGCCATCTACTTGGCACATCTGTCCCAGGCTATGAAAAGCTTATAA
- a CDS encoding CoA transferase, whose amino-acid sequence MQATGNKPLEGITIVDFTHVLSGPYCTMMLADQGARVIKLERVGAGDDSRQFGPFYDDGTSVYFYFVNRGKESLAVNLKNPADLALVKRMIAKADVVIENFRPGTMAKLGLAPEDLVKEYPRLIFCSISGFGQTGPMSREPAYDTVVQALSGLMSVTGFPDGLPTRVGTSIGDLTAGLFAYMAIVTALMARERTGKGTTIDVAMLDGLFALLEHGLMDALAKHIDPSRIGNRHPSISPFDAYTCKDRMLVICCGTDSLFGHLCDTLGLSGVKGDGRFATNEKRNENQAALKEALEQVLSQDSAEAWRQKLESAGIPVGIVQTVEEAEEMEQIRVRQMICSLGGRKVPGTPMKFGAYDSAPTAMAPPALDKDGAQLREEFKGS is encoded by the coding sequence ATGCAGGCAACCGGAAACAAACCGTTGGAAGGCATTACCATTGTCGACTTCACCCACGTGTTGAGCGGACCCTACTGTACGATGATGCTGGCTGATCAGGGGGCCCGGGTGATCAAGCTGGAACGAGTGGGGGCAGGGGATGATTCCCGGCAATTCGGTCCATTCTATGACGACGGCACCTCCGTCTATTTCTACTTTGTGAACCGGGGCAAAGAAAGCCTCGCAGTAAATCTGAAGAACCCGGCAGACCTTGCTTTGGTAAAGAGGATGATCGCTAAAGCCGATGTGGTCATCGAGAATTTCCGCCCGGGGACCATGGCCAAGTTGGGGCTGGCCCCGGAAGACCTGGTCAAGGAGTATCCCCGGCTGATTTTCTGTTCCATTTCCGGGTTTGGACAGACCGGTCCCATGAGCCGGGAACCGGCTTACGACACCGTGGTCCAGGCGCTTTCCGGCCTGATGAGCGTCACCGGGTTTCCCGACGGGTTGCCCACCCGGGTGGGCACCTCCATCGGCGATCTGACCGCCGGCTTGTTTGCCTATATGGCCATAGTCACGGCCCTGATGGCCCGGGAACGCACCGGCAAAGGCACCACCATCGACGTGGCCATGCTGGATGGATTATTTGCCTTGCTGGAACACGGCCTCATGGACGCCCTGGCCAAGCACATCGATCCGAGCCGCATCGGCAATCGCCACCCCTCGATTTCGCCCTTCGATGCCTACACCTGTAAAGACCGGATGCTGGTCATCTGTTGCGGCACGGATAGCCTGTTCGGCCACCTCTGCGATACGCTGGGCTTAAGCGGTGTGAAAGGCGACGGGCGGTTCGCCACCAATGAAAAGCGCAACGAGAATCAAGCCGCTTTAAAAGAAGCGTTGGAGCAGGTGCTTAGCCAGGATAGCGCCGAGGCCTGGCGGCAGAAGCTCGAAAGCGCGGGAATCCCTGTGGGTATCGTGCAAACGGTTGAAGAGGCCGAAGAGATGGAACAGATCCGGGTGCGCCAGATGATTTGTTCTCTGGGAGGCAGGAAAGTTCCGGGCACCCCCATGAAATTCGGAGCTTATGATTCCGCTCCGACTGCCATGGCTCCGCCGGCCCTGGATAAAGATGGGGCACAACTACGTGAGGAGTTTAAGGGCTCGTGA
- a CDS encoding response regulator — translation MSPTILLIEDDPQIRRFLRASLLTQGYELIEAGTGKEGLALAASRVPEVVLLDLGLPDMEGLEVIKQLRTWSTVPIIILSARGQERDKVANLDAGADDYLTKPFGVGELLARMRVALRKSMSTEEGKQEVRYFLGNIEVDFERRQVLRGQEEVHLTPIEYKLLAALLKHRGKVVTHRQLLKEVWGPSYVEQNPYLRIFILNLRRKLEDDPTRPQYLLTEPGVGYRLRDD, via the coding sequence ATGAGTCCGACCATCCTGCTGATTGAAGACGATCCCCAAATCCGCCGGTTCCTGAGAGCGAGCCTGCTTACCCAGGGGTATGAGCTCATCGAAGCCGGGACCGGTAAGGAGGGCTTGGCTTTAGCCGCCTCTCGGGTGCCGGAGGTGGTCTTGCTGGATTTAGGACTGCCCGATATGGAGGGGCTTGAGGTAATCAAGCAGCTGCGCACCTGGTCGACCGTCCCTATCATCATTTTGTCGGCCCGGGGCCAGGAACGGGACAAGGTCGCCAACCTGGATGCCGGGGCGGATGATTACCTCACCAAGCCCTTCGGGGTCGGCGAATTGCTGGCCAGGATGCGCGTCGCCTTACGAAAATCGATGTCGACCGAAGAAGGCAAGCAGGAAGTTCGGTATTTCTTGGGCAATATCGAAGTTGATTTTGAGCGGCGCCAGGTCTTGCGAGGGCAAGAGGAGGTCCACTTGACCCCCATTGAATATAAACTTCTGGCGGCCCTGCTTAAGCATCGGGGCAAGGTAGTAACGCATAGGCAATTATTAAAGGAAGTGTGGGGACCGTCCTATGTTGAACAAAATCCCTATTTGCGCATATTCATTCTCAACCTCCGGCGCAAGCTGGAAGACGACCCCACCCGTCCCCAATATCTCTTGACAGAGCCGGGTGTAGGGTACCGTCTGAGGGATGATTAA